One part of the Eucalyptus grandis isolate ANBG69807.140 chromosome 10, ASM1654582v1, whole genome shotgun sequence genome encodes these proteins:
- the LOC104422459 gene encoding uncharacterized protein LOC104422459, with the protein MPSSVFSVRSASCLETTSRFISRCLSSSTRIHIMALDSIVNVNSLFTVALFLGLSASPAGGQLPGIRASCRPGAALAEGLVTFHVYSFSCFLFSSLVALALKQAIKISRVIAEEEQQESGDEAHGQAAMGHVNTVAFRAGMAASALGSAAGSGFLTMALVNLVQMKLGTLGCGESGYSVAAIVPLVVLVPLGLVVYLSLAIYAFTR; encoded by the coding sequence ATGCCGTCGTCGGTCTTCTCGGTTCGATCCGCGTCGTGCCTCGAGACCACGTCGAGGTTCATATCGCGCTGCCTGTCGTCGTCCACCAGGATCCATATCATGGCCCTGGACAGCATCGTCAACGTCAACTCCCTCTTCACCGTCGCCCTCTTCCTCGGCCTCTCCGCCTCCCCTGCCGGCGGCCAGCTCCCCGGGATCCGCGCCTCCTGCAGGCCCGGCGCTGCCTTGGCGGAGGGCCTCGTCACCTTCCACGTGTACTCCTTCAGCTGCTTCCTCTTCTCAAGCCTCGTCGCCCTGGCTCTCAAGCAGGCCATCAAGATCAGCAGGGTCATCGCCGAAGAAGAACAGCAAGAAAGTGGGGACGAGGCGCATGGCCAGGCGGCGATGGGGCACGTGAACACGGTGGCCTTTAGGGCGGGGATGGCGGCTTCGGCGCTCGGGTCGGCAGCCGGCTCGGGGTTCTTGACGATGGCGCTGGTGAACCTGGTGCAGATGAAGTTGGGGACCTTGGGCTGTGGTGAGAGTGGGTACAGTGTGGCTGCGATCGTGCCGCTGGTGGTCTTGGTCCCTCTGGGCCTGGTCGTTTACTTGAGTCTTGCGATTTATGCGTTTACCCGGTAG